TGCGTCAGCATCCTGAGGAGGCCCAAGAGATCGCCCGGAAAGGCAGGGAACTGGCGCAAAGGGATTATGGGATGGATGCCCTGATCGCCAAACTGAGGGAACGCTATGAAGCCTGAGCTCCTGATGCTGGTCAATGAGTTTCCGCCCACCGCGGAAAGCGGGGTGCAGCGACCGCTTAAATTCCTCAAATACCTGGACAGGGCGGGCTGGAAAACCTTTGTGGTTACCCCCAAAAAGCCCACCAAAACGATTCTGGACCACAGTTTGTGCGGGGAGATACCCCCTTCCGCCAGGATCCATAAGACGGGCAGCCTTGGTTTTGGAGGCCGGAGCGTGGACCGGGTTGCCGAACTGCGCTTTGCCGGGGTAAGAGGAGCTTTCAAGCCCCGGGCCCTGCTTTCGAGATTTCTGCAACTCATTAACCACGTGTTATTTCCGCTTGACAAGCAGATAGGCTGGTTTCCATTTGCCTATCTAAAAGCCTGCCAAATAATAAAGATACACAAGATCAGAAATGTCTACATAACCGCTTATCCCTACTCCGCCTTTCTGGCGGGGATATTGCTCAAACGCAGATTCAAGGACAGGATCTTCTGGGTGGCCGATTACCGCGACGCCTGGCAGTTCGAGCCTTTGATGGCGGAAAAACTCCCCGCGTTCAGGATGAGGGCCATCAGGAAACTGGATGAGCTTGTGCTCAAAACCTGCGACATGGCCCTGTTCACCACGGAAGCCGTCCGCCGGACCTATATTCAGCATTATCCCTGGCTGGAGGCCAAATCCAGCACCATCACCAACGGCTATGACGAGGATGATTTCCAGGCCCTTGAGCCAAGGTCGTTCGACAAGTTCACGATCCTCTTCATGGGCAAGCTCTACAATCCTTTCAGGCCAAACGTCATGCCTGTTCTGGAGGTGATCAAAAAACTGGATTGGCAGGAATTCCAGTATCTCCACATTGGCAGCATCAGCCCTGAGGTGGAGGACCTGATACGAAAGCGGGGTTATGGTTTTTATGACCATCGCGGTTACATGGATCATCGGGTGGCACTGGAATATGTTCTGGGCGCGGACATTGTGCTTCTGATGATCAACGACGACAAATACTCGCGCGAGTTTTTTCCCGGCAAGCTGTTCGAGCTGCTTCGCGCAGGCCGCCCGCTGTTGACCGTGGGGCCCCAAAGCTGCATCGTAAAAGACGTGATCGAGGAAAGCGGGGCGGGTGAATATGTTTATGCCGGCGATCCGAACGGCATTCTGGCGGCTTTGAACAGGCTGAGGGAAAATCCCGGGAAATATGTTCCCAGGCGGGACGTGGTTTCCAGATTTGACCGGGAAAGACTTTGCCGGCAACTGATCGGGCTTTATGATTAAACTGCGCAACATACTCAAGATCGCGCTCATGTATGCCGCGTGGTTGCTCTATAGGTTCAGAAAGGCAAGCCAGCCGATAAGCGGAAGCGAGCCCCGCAGGATCTGCGTTTTGTATCTCTCGGGATTGGGGGATATCCTTTGCGCGTCCTTCTTTTTCCGCCAGTTGAGGGAACGCTTTCCCGATGCGGTGATCAGCGCCTGCCTGCCAGCCGGATTTATCGATCTGCAACAGAAATACTTCCGGTTTGACGAGTATATCGCCCACACCGGTTATCGGGCAACACTCAGGCAGATCCGCAAACTGCAGCCTGATCTGATCATCCTCCCGGGCTGGCTGCTGAGAAACTCGGTCCTGGCGCTGCTTAGCAATGCCAGGGCGGTTTTGGGCTACATCAACGACCTCAGTTTCAGCAACCACTTTCTGAACCGGTTCAAGCTTGAAGCCGTGGGCAGGGAAGTTGAGGAATCCTGGATCGACATGCGCTCCTGCCACCTGAGCGAAAGGCCGGCCCTGATCAGCGAAAGCCTGGGCATCCGGCCGTTCAAAGCCGGGGATGCGGATATCTCCCGAATGAAGATAGCCGAAGATCATGCCGTGATCCACGCCGGAGGGGAGTTTGTGGGAAAGCGCTGGCCGCCAGGGCAATACGCGGAGATCATCAACCACCTCCTCGAATCCGGAATCTGCGGGAAAGTGTATCTGATCGGTGATAGCCTGGATGCCAAGGTAAATGCCGCCATCTTAAGCCTGGCCAGCTCACCCGGGACCATCGACATGGCGGGCAAGCTATCCCTGGTTCAAAGCCAGGATTTGATCGCCCGGGCAAAGCTATTCATAGGAAACGATTCCGGGCCCATGCACATCGCCGCCCTGAGCGGGGTGCCCACCCTGGGTCTGATGGGTCCATATCTTTCCAGGATCAGCGGCCCCCTGGGTGAGAATTCGCGATCTTTAGGCTATGTTTTCCCCTGCAGCGGCTGCGACCAGCGCGGCTGTAAATATGATTACCGCTGCATCAAGGCCATCACGACCGAAGAAGTGGTCGCCACCATCAGGGAAATGACCGGCCATGCCCAGGATTAAGATCGTCCGGATCATCACCCGGCTGAACATCGGCGGGCCGGCCATCCACGTGATGGAACTGGCCGACATGTTCAACAACGGGGATTACAGCACCACCCTGATCTACGGGAACGTGGAAGGCAACGAGCAGGACATGCTCTATCTGGCGCAAAACTATGACCTGGAGCTGGTCAACATCCCCGCGATGGGCCGTTCCGTGAGCCCCCTGGCCGATCTGAGCGTGGTTTGGCAGCTTTGGCGCGTTATCAGGAAAATCAAACCGGACATTGTCCACACCCACACCGCGAAAGCCGGACAGCTTGGACGGCTCGCGGCCTGGCTGGCAAGGGTCCCCGTGATCCTGCACACTTTCCACGGGAATAATTTCAGCGGCTATTTCAGTCCTCTGTTGAGTTGGTTTTCCGTGGTCCTGGAACGCCTCATGGCTCGCGTTTCCCAAGGCATCATCTCCATCAGCGGACAGCAGAAGGCGGAGCTGCTTAAATACAGGATCGCCCCGGAAACCAAGATCAGAGTGATCCCCAGGGGAGTGGATTTGGCCCGGATCACCCACTCTGAAAGCGTCCGGGGGGAGTTCAAAAAAGAATTCGGGATCCCCGCTCGATACAGGCTGGCAGCCTTTGTCGGCCGCCTCACCGCGATCAAGGACCCCTTTCTGTTCCTGGAGATTGCCTCAGCCATCCTGGCCATCCACAAGGACGTGATTTTCGTGTTCGCCGGCGACGGCGAGCAGAAGGAAGACCTGAAGGCCAGGGTGCGGGAACTGGGGCAGCAGGAAAATATCATTTTCAGCGGATTCATCCAGGACCTGCGGCCGCTTTACGCGGACCTGGACATCTTGCTGCTGACCTCCAGAAATGAGGGAACGCCAGTCGCGGTCATCGAAGCTATGGCCAACGGGGTGCCCGTCATCGCCAGCCGGGTGGGCGGAATACCCGATCTGATCGAGGACGGCGTGAGCGGGACTTTGCTCAATGCTGGCGATATCGCGGGTTTCTGCGCCGCGGTTTCCGCTGCCCTGAACGAACCTGAGAAATGCCTCCGGATGGCGGATGCAGCTTTGGCCAGGGTTCAAAGCGAATATTCCCTCGAACGGCTGCAAGCGTCCATGACAGAGCTGATCCACGCATTGCTTCCGGAGCCTGAGGACCGGTGAGCTCAATCAACTTGAAAAAGAACATCATGATGGGCGGAAGCGCCAGGCTCATCATCATGATCCTCGCCTTTTTCAGCAGTTGGATCAGCGCCCGCTACCTGGGCGTGGAGCTCAAAGGGCAATACAGCTATCTCGTCACGATGGGGAGTTTCATCTGGATGGTGCTGGATTTGGGGCTATATCACAGCTACCCATACCTGATCCGCAAATCACCCGGCAAGGTCAACAACCTCTTTGGCTGGAGCGTGCTCACGTTCCTGGCCGAGACAATTCTGCTCTGTGCCATCGGGCTAATACTGATCAATTTCTGGAGCCGGGCATTGGGTTTTGATTTCAATCCTGTGTACATGCTGGCCTTTGTGGCGCTGGTCACATTGAGGAAATTCTTCATGCAGATGCAAAGCCTGTATCTTGGATTGGATAAGATCTGGCTTCATTCCATCGGGCAGCTGATCAATTCCGCCACCTTCCTGCTACTCATCTTATTGGGATATTTGCTCCTGCGCGGCGCGGACCGCCTGGCCTGGGTATTGGGGGCTGTATTGATCGGGCTTTCTGCGAGCATCATGTTCTTCATGTGCAGGCATCATTGGGATCTCTCATTCCGCAAGCTTGATCTGGGCTATGTGTTTTCCTCCTATAAATTCGGGATCAGGGTGTTCATATCCGCCCTGCTCATTTCTTTGATGATCCGCGCGGATATCCTGCTCATCAGATACTTCCTGGATTTCAGCCAGGTGGGGATCTACTCCATCAGCGCGCATGTGGTGGATCTGCTCCAGGCGGCCTCAAATGTGGTGGGCGGCATGCTGCTCGTAAAGCTTTCGGACACCGCGGACGACCTTGGCAAATGGATCGTGATGCGCAAGATGCTGCTGCTTTTCTTTGTGTTTTTAACCGCTGCCAATCTGGGCTTCCTTATGCTGGGCAGGTTTGTGCTGGCGATCCTCTACGGCGCTGAATTCGTGCCCGCCTATCCGGTTTATTTGTGGCTGATCCCGGCCAGCTACGGGCTCAGTTTCGGTTCCCTGTTCAACAACTATCTGAACAGCAAGGGCTTCCCGGTCATCACCATCGTCATCGCCGGCCTCGCCCTGGCCGTCAATATCGGGCTGAATCTCCTGCTGATACCGCTTTGGGGGATCAAAGGGGCCGCGCTCACCACCAGCGTTTCCTACCTGCTGTGGTTCATTTTGATCATTGCCTGGGAGCAGAAACAGACCGGGGGCAAAATGCTGAAACACCTGGTTCCGGATAAGGGGGACTGGCTGGAAGTGCGGGAAACTCTTGCGCAGGTGCTGGCCAAGGCCAGGCAGCAACTGCACAGGCATTGAGTTTGGCAAAATTGAATCAACTCTTTCCGGAGCAAGGGGCAGGCTTGAGAAACGTTCCAAGCTCCGCATAGTAAAAGTTTTATCAGACACAGGGGAGAGATCATGACAAGAGCATACCTTGCTTTAACGGTCCTGCTGGCTTTTTGGCTGGGAGCGGCCCCTCTGGCGGCCAAACACTCAGATGGATTCATGCTGGGGGTCTATTCTTCGATCAACAACAGCACCCAGGAAGACCGCGCCCTCCGCGACACGCTCT
This genomic stretch from Candidatus Syntrophosphaera sp. harbors:
- a CDS encoding glycosyltransferase family 9 protein; this translates as MIKLRNILKIALMYAAWLLYRFRKASQPISGSEPRRICVLYLSGLGDILCASFFFRQLRERFPDAVISACLPAGFIDLQQKYFRFDEYIAHTGYRATLRQIRKLQPDLIILPGWLLRNSVLALLSNARAVLGYINDLSFSNHFLNRFKLEAVGREVEESWIDMRSCHLSERPALISESLGIRPFKAGDADISRMKIAEDHAVIHAGGEFVGKRWPPGQYAEIINHLLESGICGKVYLIGDSLDAKVNAAILSLASSPGTIDMAGKLSLVQSQDLIARAKLFIGNDSGPMHIAALSGVPTLGLMGPYLSRISGPLGENSRSLGYVFPCSGCDQRGCKYDYRCIKAITTEEVVATIREMTGHAQD
- a CDS encoding glycosyltransferase family 4 protein, yielding MPRIKIVRIITRLNIGGPAIHVMELADMFNNGDYSTTLIYGNVEGNEQDMLYLAQNYDLELVNIPAMGRSVSPLADLSVVWQLWRVIRKIKPDIVHTHTAKAGQLGRLAAWLARVPVILHTFHGNNFSGYFSPLLSWFSVVLERLMARVSQGIISISGQQKAELLKYRIAPETKIRVIPRGVDLARITHSESVRGEFKKEFGIPARYRLAAFVGRLTAIKDPFLFLEIASAILAIHKDVIFVFAGDGEQKEDLKARVRELGQQENIIFSGFIQDLRPLYADLDILLLTSRNEGTPVAVIEAMANGVPVIASRVGGIPDLIEDGVSGTLLNAGDIAGFCAAVSAALNEPEKCLRMADAALARVQSEYSLERLQASMTELIHALLPEPEDR
- a CDS encoding polysaccharide biosynthesis C-terminal domain-containing protein codes for the protein MSSINLKKNIMMGGSARLIIMILAFFSSWISARYLGVELKGQYSYLVTMGSFIWMVLDLGLYHSYPYLIRKSPGKVNNLFGWSVLTFLAETILLCAIGLILINFWSRALGFDFNPVYMLAFVALVTLRKFFMQMQSLYLGLDKIWLHSIGQLINSATFLLLILLGYLLLRGADRLAWVLGAVLIGLSASIMFFMCRHHWDLSFRKLDLGYVFSSYKFGIRVFISALLISLMIRADILLIRYFLDFSQVGIYSISAHVVDLLQAASNVVGGMLLVKLSDTADDLGKWIVMRKMLLLFFVFLTAANLGFLMLGRFVLAILYGAEFVPAYPVYLWLIPASYGLSFGSLFNNYLNSKGFPVITIVIAGLALAVNIGLNLLLIPLWGIKGAALTTSVSYLLWFILIIAWEQKQTGGKMLKHLVPDKGDWLEVRETLAQVLAKARQQLHRH